In Campylobacter sp. RM16189, a genomic segment contains:
- a CDS encoding nicotinate phosphoribosyltransferase, which produces MSNEIELKKQGVIKRLTNKTFKFDPRIAEGFYTARYFLKINQVIKQNLPNQHVTMQFFQRADNITLCGIDEAIAIVHTFAKEPEKLEIQALNDGDIINANEPVLKISGKYENFGFLENIIDATLARRSSVATNVDRALKAANGKIVFSMADRQDDISTQIGDGYATYVAGIDRVSTDAQGFWWGGKGIGTMPHALVQMCKGDIVKACEIYAKTFPGELVTALVDYNNDVITDALLAANALKSRLGAVRVDTSQSLIDKYFEDKDTSGFDPHGVCKELIFALRKALDENGFNYVKIVVSSGFTPEKIAEFEAHDTPVDIYGVGSFTVRNDTCGFTGDLVELNGKAEAKAGRRNFISERLQKVEFER; this is translated from the coding sequence AGATATTTTTTGAAGATAAATCAGGTCATAAAGCAAAATTTGCCTAATCAACACGTGACTATGCAGTTTTTTCAAAGAGCTGATAACATCACTCTGTGCGGGATCGATGAAGCCATAGCGATAGTGCATACCTTTGCCAAAGAGCCTGAGAAGCTTGAAATTCAGGCGTTAAACGACGGAGATATCATAAATGCAAACGAACCTGTTTTAAAGATAAGCGGCAAGTATGAAAATTTCGGCTTTTTAGAAAATATTATAGATGCCACGCTAGCTCGCAGAAGCTCGGTAGCTACGAATGTCGATAGAGCCTTAAAGGCTGCAAACGGCAAGATAGTCTTTTCTATGGCGGATAGGCAAGATGACATCTCAACGCAGATAGGCGATGGATACGCCACTTATGTTGCAGGCATAGATCGTGTTTCAACCGACGCTCAGGGCTTTTGGTGGGGTGGCAAAGGTATAGGAACTATGCCGCACGCGCTTGTTCAGATGTGCAAGGGAGATATAGTAAAGGCGTGTGAAATTTACGCTAAAACCTTTCCCGGTGAGCTTGTAACCGCACTTGTTGATTACAATAACGACGTGATCACTGACGCACTTTTAGCCGCAAATGCGCTAAAATCAAGGCTTGGTGCCGTTAGGGTTGATACATCTCAAAGCCTCATAGACAAGTATTTTGAGGATAAAGACACAAGCGGATTTGATCCGCATGGAGTCTGTAAAGAGCTTATCTTTGCGCTTCGCAAAGCGCTTGATGAAAATGGCTTTAATTATGTTAAGATAGTCGTTAGCTCAGGCTTTACTCCTGAAAAAATTGCCGAATTTGAAGCGCATGATACGCCTGTTGATATCTATGGCGTAGGAAGCTTTACCGTTAGAAACGATACTTGCGGATTTACGGGCGATCTTGTGGAGCTAAACGGCAAAGCAGAAGCCAAAGCAGGACGCCGAAATTTCATCTCCGAGCGCTTGCAAAAAGTAGAATTTGAAAGATAA